A stretch of Deinococcus sedimenti DNA encodes these proteins:
- a CDS encoding DIP1984 family protein translates to MKLAEALITRADLQKRAAQLEERLVKNLLVQEGEAPAEDPQALLREFMDVTAQLEALLPRIHRANLSATLPGGETLTDALTRRDLLDLRLKVLRRAAATASERPTRYSNSEVRILSALPARDLQAQVDTLAKARRELDTQLQQANWLTDLPG, encoded by the coding sequence ATGAAACTCGCCGAGGCCCTGATCACCCGCGCCGACCTCCAGAAACGCGCCGCGCAGCTCGAGGAGCGCCTCGTGAAGAACCTCCTCGTGCAGGAGGGCGAGGCGCCCGCCGAGGACCCACAGGCGCTGCTGCGCGAGTTCATGGACGTCACCGCGCAGCTGGAGGCCCTCCTGCCCCGCATTCACCGCGCGAACCTCAGCGCCACGCTGCCCGGCGGGGAGACGCTCACGGACGCCCTGACCCGCCGCGACCTGCTCGACCTGCGCCTGAAGGTCCTGCGCCGCGCCGCCGCCACCGCCAGCGAACGCCCCACCCGCTACAGCAACAGCGAGGTCCGCATCCTCTCCGCGCTGCCCGCCCGCGACCTGCAGGCGCAGGTGGACACCCTGGCCAAGGCGCGGCGCGAACTGGACACGCAACTGCAACAGGCCAACTGGTTGACGGACCTGCCCGGGTAG
- a CDS encoding endonuclease MutS2 — MSFDARALSALDFPRVLSALAERSATTLGAERARALRPSDDAGRIARELDELEDALFGVSLSLGGIQDIRDLHARAGEGRVLAGQELLNAAYSLDGAMTVKRAINANSRGPLRELAVDLGDHSELVRRVLSALDRDGGVRDDASPRLRDLRKRIEPLRGRIRERLAATLDKWADVLQEHIVTIRRDRYVLPVQASRVGQVQGIIVDASATGQTYFVEPAAVTQLNNELTRLILDEEAEVRRILTELSGLLASDAAVPMTLAVIGELDLIAAKARLARDWRLNRPEQVEDGSYDLREVRHPLIENPVANDLALGDTKLLLITGPNMGGKTATIKTLGLAVLMHQCGMYVAAASARLPVVRDVLVDIGDEQSIEASLSTFASHLKHLRYVLRHAAPDTLVLVDELGSGTDPNEGAALAQALIECLLTQDARGVITSHLSPLKLFALETPGLKNASMGFDVDTLAPTYVLQVGQPGRSFALAIAQRMGLPADVLRRAEDLLGPDAGLMERMLEGLERERTDLRAQLDATAAARRDAEAELGRVRQERETLEARRNEMLAEASQKAESLYADAVERVRTLRARAQEDSARPRVMQELRELRVAAQKTRPAPAPREDRGDPIRVGSSVDVPAYNATGQVLELRGDDLVVQLGVMKVGVKRRDVRLKQEAKPQAPKTRGPRFTGTAPTASLKELQLRGMGVEEAVEELRTAILEAHALKETPLRVVHGKGQGVLRRLLRDYLKNDKKVESFHDAEPNQGGHGVTIVNIRR, encoded by the coding sequence ATGTCGTTCGATGCCCGCGCCCTGTCCGCCCTTGATTTTCCTCGCGTCCTGTCTGCCCTGGCGGAGCGGAGTGCCACGACGCTGGGCGCCGAGCGTGCGCGGGCCCTGCGCCCGTCGGATGACGCGGGGCGGATCGCGCGGGAACTCGATGAGCTCGAGGACGCGCTGTTCGGCGTGAGCCTCAGCCTGGGCGGCATTCAGGACATCCGTGACCTGCATGCCCGCGCGGGCGAGGGTCGCGTGCTGGCCGGGCAGGAACTGCTGAACGCCGCGTACTCGCTGGACGGCGCGATGACCGTCAAGCGGGCCATCAACGCGAATTCGCGCGGGCCGCTGCGGGAACTCGCGGTGGACCTGGGGGATCACAGTGAACTGGTGCGGCGGGTGCTGTCCGCCCTGGACCGCGACGGCGGCGTCCGCGACGACGCCAGTCCGCGCCTGCGGGACCTGCGCAAGCGCATCGAGCCGCTGCGGGGGCGCATCCGCGAGCGGCTGGCGGCGACGCTGGACAAGTGGGCGGACGTGCTGCAGGAGCACATCGTCACGATCCGCCGCGACCGCTACGTGCTGCCGGTGCAGGCCAGTCGCGTGGGGCAGGTGCAGGGCATCATCGTGGACGCCTCGGCAACCGGGCAGACGTACTTCGTGGAACCGGCGGCGGTGACGCAGCTGAACAACGAACTGACCCGCCTGATCCTCGACGAGGAGGCCGAGGTGCGGCGCATCCTGACGGAACTGTCGGGCCTGCTCGCCTCCGACGCGGCGGTGCCGATGACGCTGGCCGTGATCGGCGAGCTGGACCTGATCGCCGCGAAGGCGCGACTGGCCCGCGACTGGCGCCTGAACCGCCCCGAGCAGGTCGAGGACGGCTCGTACGACCTGCGCGAGGTGCGCCACCCCCTGATCGAGAACCCGGTCGCGAACGACCTCGCGCTGGGCGACACGAAACTCCTGCTGATCACCGGGCCGAACATGGGCGGCAAGACCGCGACCATCAAGACGCTGGGCCTGGCGGTGCTGATGCACCAGTGCGGGATGTACGTCGCGGCGGCCAGTGCGCGGCTGCCGGTCGTGCGGGACGTGCTGGTGGACATCGGGGACGAGCAGAGTATCGAGGCGAGCCTGTCCACCTTCGCGTCTCACCTCAAGCACCTGCGGTACGTGCTGCGGCACGCCGCGCCGGACACCCTGGTCCTCGTGGACGAGCTGGGCAGCGGCACCGACCCGAACGAGGGCGCCGCACTCGCGCAGGCGCTGATCGAGTGCCTGCTGACGCAGGACGCGCGCGGCGTGATCACCTCACACCTCTCGCCCCTGAAGCTGTTCGCGCTGGAAACGCCGGGGCTGAAGAACGCCAGCATGGGCTTCGACGTGGACACCCTGGCCCCCACGTACGTCCTGCAGGTGGGCCAGCCGGGCCGGTCGTTCGCTCTTGCCATCGCGCAGCGCATGGGCCTCCCCGCCGACGTGCTGCGCCGCGCCGAGGACCTCCTCGGACCCGACGCGGGCCTGATGGAACGCATGCTGGAAGGCCTGGAACGCGAACGGACCGACCTGCGCGCCCAGCTGGACGCCACCGCAGCTGCCAGACGCGACGCGGAGGCCGAACTGGGCCGAGTCCGCCAGGAGCGCGAGACCCTCGAGGCCCGCCGGAACGAGATGCTCGCCGAGGCCAGCCAGAAGGCCGAGTCGCTGTACGCCGACGCCGTCGAGCGCGTGCGGACGCTGCGGGCCCGCGCGCAGGAGGACAGCGCCCGCCCGCGCGTCATGCAGGAACTCCGCGAACTGCGCGTTGCCGCGCAGAAGACCCGCCCCGCCCCCGCCCCGCGCGAGGACCGCGGTGATCCCATCCGGGTGGGCAGCAGCGTGGACGTCCCCGCGTACAACGCCACCGGGCAGGTGCTGGAACTGCGCGGCGATGATCTGGTCGTGCAGCTGGGCGTCATGAAGGTCGGCGTGAAACGCCGCGACGTGCGCCTCAAGCAGGAAGCCAAACCTCAGGCTCCCAAGACGCGCGGCCCGCGCTTCACGGGTACCGCGCCCACCGCGTCCCTGAAGGAACTCCAGCTGCGCGGCATGGGCGTCGAGGAGGCCGTCGAGGAACTCCGCACCGCCATCCTCGAGGCGCACGCCCTGAAGGAAACCCCCCTTCGCGTCGTGCACGGCAAGGGCCAGGGCGTCCTGCGCCGCCTGCTGCGTGATTACCTGAAGAACGACAAGAAGGTCGAGTCCTTCCACGACGCCGAACCCAACCAGGGCGGACACGGCGTGACCATCGTGAACATCCGCCGCTGA